TTTTAATTTTTCGAATCGTGAATTTGCTGAAGGTGAAGTCTCTCTCTCAAGTGGAATAGATGCGAATAAACTTCAGATGATCGGCACAAATGTCTTGAGGCGAACAGAACCACGTCAGAAAGCAAGTTCATCAATAAGAGGTAAATACTTTACTACAAATAGAACGTATACAAGCGTAGACTCGGACGAAAGCCAGACTGCTGTATGGTATGCGGTTAACGCACCGGAAGATAACAATAAGAAGCGGTGGGCAGCATCTGCTTACTGGTCCTTCTTAGGCAGCCAGGCTAGGCTTTCTTACATTCCTAATGAACCTCCTTCGGCAAAGTTCAAATATAGCCCAAGTACCGTTTATAACGATACTCAGGTTAAGTTTACCGATCAATCGAGTGATCCCGAAAATGATAAGCTTACTTACAAATGGGAGTACACAAGACCAGACTTAAGTAGATACATATCGTTTTCTACTTCAAAGAATCCCGCAAAAGTACTCGATGTTAAAGGTAAGTGGAAGATAAAACTTACAGTCTCTGATAAGTATAATAGTGATACTTATGAAAGGGAAATCGATGTAAAGAACAGACCACCAGAAGCGGGTTTTACGGCCAGACCAAACCCAACGACGCGACTGGAAACTGTGCAAATAAAGTCCAATGCTAGTGATCCGGATAGAGACTCAATAACACATAAGTACGAAATTCGATTAAAGGGCAGCAGTTCTTGGACAAAACTCAGCGATGATAAAGATACATCATACAAGTTCCCTGAAGTGGGTACTTATGAGTTACGGCAGACTGTAACTGATGTTGATGGTGATTCTGATACAGAAATTGTTAGCGTACAAGTTGAAAATCTCAAGCCAATCGCTGATTTTGATGCCACACCAAATCCGACGAACAGACTTACAACCGTTAATATTAAGGATAAATCGAGTGATCCAGAAGGTGACAAGCTTACTTATAAATATGAGATAAAGCTACAAGGTACCGAGACTTGGTCCTCTATCAGTACAGCAGCTGACCATTCATATAAGTTCCCTAAAGTTGGCACCTACGATGTAAGATTAACTGTGACAGATACAGAAGGTGATTCGGATAGCATAACAAAGCAAGTGGAGATTGAAAATATTGCTCCTGAAGCAAACTTCACTATAAATCCAAACCCCGCAACTCGTATCGATTCAGTTAAATTCACTGATAAGTCGTCTGATGCAGAAAATGATAAGCTTACGTATCTCTATGAGTATCGTATAAAAGGAACAGGACAATGGACTAAGATGAGTACAGAAGCAAATCCTGCGTTCACTTTTAAAACCGTTGATGAATACGAAGTAAGGTTAACTGTGACAGATGAACATGGCGCTAAGGATAGCGAAACTAAGTCTGTTACAATAAAGAACAATCTTCCGGAATTAACAGTTACCTATACTCCATCAACAGTATATGAAGGAGATAAAGTATCTATATGCTTGAAGCCAACCGACAAAGATAATGATCCGTTAGACATCGAATTGAAGATGAAAAAAGGTAATGGAACTTTAGAATCCGTACTTCAAGAGAATGATATGAAGAGCGGTCAAAGCTCATGTTATACAATCGATAAGGTAGAAAAAGATGACTATACCTTTGTTGGCATTGTGGATGATGGATTTGACAAAGTAGAAGTTCCAGTTGTAATTGTAGTAAAAGCCTTAACTCTGGAAGGGTTTGTTGAACATACGGATAAATGGAATGAAATCCATCAGGAACTGGGCAACAAGCCTGAAGATTTCTATTCTGGTGAAGCATTCGTACTAAAAGCGAATACATCACCTTATCCTGTCACAAACATTGAGTCTAGGTTTAAAGGCTACCAGGAGAATAGCAGCCAATTCAGAAAGACTGTTAAAATGCAAATGGATACAGATACTGAAGCTAACGGCGAATTGTATGAAGAAAGCTTCTTGAAAGGATCTACAGCCTTGAGAGAAGGAGAAGCTACATTTGAATTTGTTGTTACCTATGCTAATGGCGTTGTAAAGACTGATACAGTTACAGTAAATATCATAGGAGACG
The nucleotide sequence above comes from Terribacillus sp. DMT04. Encoded proteins:
- a CDS encoding PKD domain-containing protein; protein product: MPATSGRALAYDVYSHKYTSGGFKVVSKDFGKGKREYVNFQGWAVLFGHKKHTKSNQETYIVAQEVGGKDVKVYGTLQKNLSATEDLEYNNQGSGVWNECSSNATNKDNQYDCNMRYDGVGFDAYLPLDELFTNDRKKKEWALYIVKRVDNHIVYTTLNVPFNFSNREFAEGEVSLSSGIDANKLQMIGTNVLRRTEPRQKASSSIRGKYFTTNRTYTSVDSDESQTAVWYAVNAPEDNNKKRWAASAYWSFLGSQARLSYIPNEPPSAKFKYSPSTVYNDTQVKFTDQSSDPENDKLTYKWEYTRPDLSRYISFSTSKNPAKVLDVKGKWKIKLTVSDKYNSDTYEREIDVKNRPPEAGFTARPNPTTRLETVQIKSNASDPDRDSITHKYEIRLKGSSSWTKLSDDKDTSYKFPEVGTYELRQTVTDVDGDSDTEIVSVQVENLKPIADFDATPNPTNRLTTVNIKDKSSDPEGDKLTYKYEIKLQGTETWSSISTAADHSYKFPKVGTYDVRLTVTDTEGDSDSITKQVEIENIAPEANFTINPNPATRIDSVKFTDKSSDAENDKLTYLYEYRIKGTGQWTKMSTEANPAFTFKTVDEYEVRLTVTDEHGAKDSETKSVTIKNNLPELTVTYTPSTVYEGDKVSICLKPTDKDNDPLDIELKMKKGNGTLESVLQENDMKSGQSSCYTIDKVEKDDYTFVGIVDDGFDKVEVPVVIVVKALTLEGFVEHTDKWNEIHQELGNKPEDFYSGEAFVLKANTSPYPVTNIESRFKGYQENSSQFRKTVKMQMDTDTEANGELYEESFLKGSTALREGEATFEFVVTYANGVVKTDTVTVNIIGDVYDVLKFHKSF